The Lathyrus oleraceus cultivar Zhongwan6 chromosome 5, CAAS_Psat_ZW6_1.0, whole genome shotgun sequence genome includes the window TCGACACAGGAGAATACAACCCATTGCATGCACTGttactttttttctttttttacttTCTACTTTAATACCAGTACCTTTTACCATTGCTACAGTAACTACTTGAATTGGAAAATTTTGAGTCTATTAAATGTTGTGTAAATTTGGAAATTGTATTATGCTGattaattataatttattttttaatataaaaaaatgGTAATAACTGTATCGTTTTTGTAATATAGAAATCAGATTATACTTGTTTGAATCACGGTAAATAGTACTAATAATTAAAGGAATATAGTTTTGGtgaaattaattaatgggttAAGTGGAGTAAGTAAGTCAAATTGTGGAAATTGTACTCGCACATAAAATTGAATCATTGTATTTTGTTTTTAGTTAATATTTCTCAATTACCCACAATAATAAATTATATCTTTAAAACTAAGTTCATGTACTAGCAATGTTTTTTTTATCTAAATCAACCACTAGTCCGTATGATGTCGTATTCCTAAGCACGCAtgtttaattttgttttaatgtAAATAGAGTGAAAATATTATATAATAAAGATTATAGCTTTAACCAAGATTATATAGAGATAATGCAAATCGAGTATTAACTTGCGtcattatttatttttaaatgataaaattaaaatttaacttttttaatgtattttaactttttttaatttaaaaaaaaatcttttttatCTAATTAGTAACgaaaattttaatttaataagAAAATAGGTTGTTTTTCCTTTTCATTAAATATGTTGACATAAGTTTGACTGTTTTTTCAAATTGAGGACATGTAGTAATATTTGTATTTTTACCAATGAATGAGTAATTAGTAATTAATTGGGGTTATTTGTTTTATACGATTAAACATACGCAACGATCCACATTGTACAGACCCGTCTCTCTGTCCTTGAACCCCACTCACCTTTTACCCTAAAAAGCAGCGTTTGGTTCCTTCATAAAcctctctctctctttctctcgCTGCACTTTGTCTATTCAGCGAAACTTCGATACCAGAGAGACTCTCTGTGTGTTAGTGGACACACTCTCATCACTCATCACTCATCACgcacaaaacaaacaaataacCACTGTCTCTCTTTACTCATTTTCTTCTTATTTCTCTCTTAATAACGCACACCCAAATCTTTTATCTAAATAAAGCTTTCATTTTTATCTAATTTAACTAAAAGGGTTCTTCAAATGGCACCTAGTTTTGATTGTGCTTCTAGTCTTCTTTGCACCGAGGATACCAGTGTTTTCGATGATGCTGAATATCAGGGTACTGTTGAGGTCTACGAGGATTCCTGGCGTCCTAGCTTCGATCATCGGAGGGGTCAAGATGACTTTGGGGGTGTTGCCGATGAGTTGCCATTACAGAGTGAAGAGTGTTTCAGGCTGATGTTGGAAAAGGAATGGCAACAATGGGTTGGTGAGGATTACTTGAATAGATTTCACTTTGGGGATTTGGATTTTGGTGCTAGAAATGAAGCAATTGATTGGATTCTAAAGGTAGGTTTTGTTTGATCTTTCTTGGTTTTAATCTTCTTTTTAAAGGTTTTTGATCCTGAAACTGATAAAAATTGTGTTTTTTTGGGTTTCTTTTGATGGGTCTGAAATGGAAAAATGAACATCGATTTAATGAACTATCTCTTTATGGATGCATACCTTTTTCTGTGTTTGATGATGATCCATTGCTTGATGAGTAATGGATTCTGTTTGTATTGGCTGaaatgattaattgaatggagTCTTATGTTCATGCAATTTATGGATTGGATTGGATTGAATTAGATTGGATTGGATTGAGACAAGTTCAGATTCATGTTTCTCTAATTGCTATTTTCTCTGTGATTTATAGGTTGTTGCCCATTTCGGTTTCGGTCCGTTGTGTGCTTATCTATCTATTAATTACATGGATCGGTTCCTTTCCGCGTATGAATTACCAGTAAGTTAATGAATGAAGAGAAGAAGGTTTTTGTGTCCTGCATTGGTTTTGATCTAATGTTATGTTTGTAATCGTGCAGAAGGGGCGAGTTTGGACAATGCAATTGTTGGCTATAGCTTGTTTATCTTTGGCAGCCAAATTAGAGGAAACCGATGTTCCTATGATTCTTGATTTGCAGGTAGGAAACTAGGAACTTGCATTTTTTTCAATGTCGGGTGTTCGTTAAATCAATCTATTGTTGCATGTATTAATCTTTTTTTTACCGATTCTTTTGCGCAGATTGGTGAATCCAAGTTTCTATTTGAAGCTAAAACTATTCAGAGAATGGAGCTTCTTGTGCTAAGCACATTGAAGTGGAGAATGCAATCAATTACTCCTTTCTCATTCATTGAATATTTCCTTACTAAGATTAATGATAATGATAAGAGTTCATTAAGTTCTTCCATTTCCCAATCCACTAAACTCATATCGAACACCGTTAAAGGTACCTAAAACATTTCCTTCCATAACTTCATTTCACCAATCTGTTGCATTGTAAATAAGTTAAACCATGAATTAGAGGAATCGAAGTTCATTAATTTTGATGGTATGAATTCAATGCAGGAATTGAATTCTTGGAATTCAAACCATCAGAGATTGCAGCAGCATTGGCTACATATGTTGTGGGCGAAACACAAGCAATAGATGCTAGCAAATCAATATCTACTCTGACTCAATACATAGAAAAGGTAAAGATTGTGGTCCATTTCAAAATCAGAACAACATAATCTATATAATTCTCACATACACACTTTCAGTGTAAACGTTCTTTACAGTGTCAATTGAGGATGAGTTAGTCTCACATATTGCGATTTTAGTGATGACTACTCATGACTCGTTGATTATTGACAATATGACTAAGTGTGGAATGAATGAACAATGTTATGCAGGAGAGATTAATGAAGTGTGTTGAAAAGATCGAAGCAATGTCATTGAACAGTGTTGTGACTGGCAAGAATTCAAGTGCGTCTGTCCCTAGTGTGCCACAAAGTCCAATAGGTGTGTTGGATACAACATTGTGTTTCAGCTACAAGAGTGATGACACCACCAATGGTGGTGATGGTCCATGTTCTTCTTCACATAATACTAGTCCAGATGCTAAGAGGAGGAAGCTAAACAAAGGCTGTGAATCAGAGCTTTTGTAGTTATGTGGCTTTGGAAATTTTTACCATATTCCATAAGTTTACTTTTCCCCAAAAATGGACATTTATGTGTGTTTTATGGAAGGTGTCCCCTCAATTTAATACAAAAAAAAGATAGCTAgaaataattataaaaaaaatataaatattttagAATCAAAACTATATAAGGTGGGTCATGAATGGAAGATGGTGATAAAATGAATGGTCCATATGTTCATGAGATTGCATGCTATTGGCATGAAGTGAGTGAAATTTACCAGCTGTTGGATATTTTGTGCATCTTTTAACAGTTGGAGAAAATTTTAGGAGGGGAATAATAATTATAAATTCAGTTTATTATTTATGTAAGTAAAGTATGAGGTTTTCATTGTTTCTCAATTCTTCTATATTTTACAGTTTTAATATGAATAGAGACTTACAAAAGAGAGTGTTAAAGTGTTATTTAATCTGTTTTGGTTAGTGAGAAAGCTTTGCAATTTGTTGCCAAACGTGCTTCACTTTATCGCAGAAAAGCTTCTTTTTTTGTTGTTGCAAGTTTCACGTTAGCTTTGACTGTTAGATCATTGCTTTATTGTGGATATAAGATATAAGCTCTGTTCTGAATGCACTAACGGTTAGCAGCCCACAGAGAAGTGTAAAAAAAAGGGAATTGCTCTTTCATTGCAAATTGATGAGATTTTTTTTTGTCAAAATTTAGTTTGAACTGCATGTGTGCGGGTGACGATTCTGAATATGCATATTTGTaaatattattaattaaaattcaGTGGATGgtcggagatgcatcttcggacgGGATGAATACATTATTAATCTACGTCAGAAACTTCCTTTTTCTTATTTATTTGTATCAAAATTCACTAAACCTACAACAATTTTCTATTGGTGTTTCATCCATTTTAGGTTCTATCAATTTTGTAACAAATATCTCCAACATGCGTGGACCTGGAATGACTATGCATACTATTTGTGTGGTCCGTTCCAGTAACAACATTCCCAATTTTATTATCACTCCTACCCACTAAGTAAAGGAGTCCAGTCTGAGTAGCTGGATCATCGAAAGACTTCCATTAGTGAATCGTTATAACATTTTGTATCGATAGCGCTTCTTTTTGAGGAGATTTCGTCTTTGATCCATGCTTGCGATCTTGGTTGTGAAATTAAAATTAATAACTTGTTTTAGTTACATTAGGTAGTGTGCAGTCGAAATAGGTAGCCTAAATAGACATGCATTGAAAGTTTTTTGGAGTTTAGGGTCGCAATGGTGTTTTTGCTACTTCTGCAAAACCCTTTTgtccagagatgcatctccgattTCTTTATGAACTATTTTTGCATATGTATCTCCGGAGTCGGACGTGGAAAAATTTTGGTTGTATTTTTTATTTGCCTATCTGATTTTATTGCAGATGTAATGGTTGAAAACAACCCTGACA containing:
- the LOC127088227 gene encoding cyclin-D4-2, yielding MAPSFDCASSLLCTEDTSVFDDAEYQGTVEVYEDSWRPSFDHRRGQDDFGGVADELPLQSEECFRLMLEKEWQQWVGEDYLNRFHFGDLDFGARNEAIDWILKVVAHFGFGPLCAYLSINYMDRFLSAYELPKGRVWTMQLLAIACLSLAAKLEETDVPMILDLQIGESKFLFEAKTIQRMELLVLSTLKWRMQSITPFSFIEYFLTKINDNDKSSLSSSISQSTKLISNTVKGIEFLEFKPSEIAAALATYVVGETQAIDASKSISTLTQYIEKERLMKCVEKIEAMSLNSVVTGKNSSASVPSVPQSPIGVLDTTLCFSYKSDDTTNGGDGPCSSSHNTSPDAKRRKLNKGCESELL